A DNA window from Paramormyrops kingsleyae isolate MSU_618 chromosome 10, PKINGS_0.4, whole genome shotgun sequence contains the following coding sequences:
- the LOC140593280 gene encoding xaa-Pro aminopeptidase 2-like, which produces MHGWILTTFILGGTLNTVLCHSSVDMERNCSAFPPYIPPTAINSTLRLIALRQTMAPLSIHAYIIPGTDAHLSEYIAPRNARRAWMTGFTGSAGTAVVTQTQAVLWTDSRYWVQAERQMDCNWELVRDSSVDNIANWLIREVPEGMEIGFDPFLFSVDTFEAFNSKLASTNRSLKSLPDNLVDKVWTDRPPLPPENLFRLPDNIIERTWQEKVQDIRQQMSDNPYKPTAILLSALDETAWLFNLRGNDIPYNPFFYSYTLLTQDDIWLFVHNQRVTEELHAYLNASCQDSLCVQLPGYDNVRNELQGYVEGPGVRVWIGTEFTTRGLSEIISPKEKQLTSAYSPVLITKAVKDETEERVLRQAHVRDAVAVIQLLTRLEKTVPEGQETELTAAHFVDECRSKQNFNKGPSFETISASGPNAALAHYSPTNESCRTLTVNEMFLLDSGGQYLDGTTDITRTVHWGTPTDFQKEAFTRVLMGNIEISRTIFPTGTRGMNMEMLGRRALWEIGLNYGHGTGHGVGNYFGVHEWPVGFQSNNIPFTEGMFTSIEPGYYRENEFGIRIEDVAVVVAVETKHGEGYLTFDTVSLVPYDRKLIDTSLLSPEQLKWLDDHYKKIRSVVGPELEQQGLLEEKAWLLRNTEPFLSDGAGAGLSLQAAPALLSSALLLLHLL; this is translated from the exons ATGCATGGTTGGATTTTGACTACTTTCATTCTGGGAG GAACCCTGAACACTGTCTTGTGCCACAGCAGTGTGGACATGGAGAGGAACTGCTCAGCCTTCCCACCA TACATCCCCCCCACAGCCATCAACAGCACCCTGCGGCTCATCGCTCTACGGCAGACCATGGCTCCGCTCAGCATCCACGCCTACATCATCCCTGGCACCGATGCCCATCTG AGTGAATATATCGCCCCACGCAATGCTCGGAGGGCCTGGATGACGGGCTTCACTGGATCTGCTG gCACAGCGGTGGTGACCCAGACGCAGGCGGTATTGTGGACTGATAGTCGGTACTGGGTGCAGGCCGAGCGACAGATGGACTGCAACTGGGAGCTGGTGAGAGACT CCTCCGTTGATAATATTGCAAACTGGCTGATCCGGGAGGTTCCAGAGGGCATGGAGATCGGCTTTGACCCCTTTCTTTTCTCTGTTG ACACGTTTGAGGCCTTTAACAGTAAGCTGGCCTCAACCAACCGATCCTTGAAGTCCCTCCCTGACAACTTGGTGGACAAAGTGTGGACAGACCGTCCCCCACTTCCCCCTGAAAACCTCTTCCGCCTCCCAGACAACATCATCG AGAGAACCTGGCAGGAGAAAGTGCAGGATATCCGGCAGCAGATGAGTGACAATCCCTACAAGCCGACGGCCATCCTGCTGTCTGCACTGGACGAGACGGCCT GGCTCTTCAACCTGCGTGGTAATGACATCCCCTACAACCCCTTCTTCTACTCCTACACCCTGCTGACCCAGGACGACATCTG GCTGTTTGTACACAACCAGCGAGTGACAGAGGAGCTGCATGCCTACCTGAATGCGTCATGTCAGGATTCCCTCTGCGTACAGCTGCCAGGCTACGACAACGTGCGTAACGAGCTCCAGGGCTACGTGGAGGGGCCTGGCGTGAGAGTCTGGATCGGCACTGAGTTCACCACCCGCGGCTTGTCTGAGATCATCAGCCCAAAG GAGAAGCAGCTGACCAGCGCATATTCCCCAGTGCTCATCACCAAAGCGGTGAAGGACGAGACAGAGGAGCGGGTGCTGAGGCAGGCTCAT GTGAGGGATGCAGTCGCTGTCATCCAGCTGTTGACCAGGCTGGAGAAGACTGTCCCTGAGGGGCAGGAGACAGAATTGACCGCCGCCCACTTTGTGGACGAGTGTCGCAG CAAGCAGAACTTCAACAAGGGACCCAGCTTTGAAACCATATCGGCCAGTGGGCCCAACGCTGCCCTGGCCCACTACAG CCCCACCAACGAAAGCTGCCGCACGCTGACCGTGAATGAGATGTTTCTCCTTGACTCGGGTGGCCAGTATCT AGATGGTACAACTGACATCACTCGGACTGTGCACTGGGGTACTCCCACCGACTTTCAGAAG GAGGCTTTTACGCGTGTGCTGATGGGAAACATTGAGATATCGCGTACCATCTTCCCTACGGGTACCAGAG GGATGAATATGGAGATGCTGGGACGcagggcattatgggaaattgGCCTCAACTATGGTCATGGCACCGGGCACGGCGTGGGGAACTATTTTGGTGTCCATGAAT GGCCGGTGGGATTCCAGAGCAATAACATCCCATTTACCGAGGGAATGTTCACCTCCATAG AGCCAGGATATTACAGAGAGAATGAGTTTGGAATAAGGATTGAGGATGTAGCAGTTGTGGTAGCTGTTGAAACAAAG CATGGTGAGGGGTACCTGACCTTTGACACCGTGTCACTGGTGCCTTACGACAGGAAGCTGATTGACACTTCCCTTCTGAGCCCAgagcag CTGAAATGGCTGGACGACCACTACAAGAAGATCCGTAGCGTGGTGGGACCCGAGCTGGAGCAGCAGGGCCTGCTGGAGGAGAAGGCGTGGCTCCTGAGGAACACAGAGCCCTTTCTGTCCGACGGTGCAGGTGCTGGGCTCTCGCTCCAGGCTGCACCAGCGCTGCTCTCCAGTGCCTTACTCCTGCTGCACCTCCTCTAA
- the LOC111836521 gene encoding xaa-Pro aminopeptidase 2-like has protein sequence MHGWILTTFILGGTLNTVLCHSSVDMERNCSAFPPYIPPTAINSTLRLIALRQTMAPLSIHAYIIPGTDAHLSEYIAPRDARRAWMTGFTGSAGTAVVTQTQAVLWTDSRYWVQAERQMDCNWELVRDSSVDNIANWLIREVPEGMEIGFDPFLFSVDTFEAFNSKLASTNRSLKSLPDNLVDKVWTDRPPLPPENLFRLPDNIIERTWQEKVQDIRQQMSDNPYKPTAILLSALDETAWLFNLRGNDIPYNPFFYSYTLLTQDDIWLFVHNQRVTEELHAYLNASCQDSLCVQLPGYDNVRNELQGYVEGPGVRVWIGTEFTTRGLSEIISPKEKQLTSAYSPVLITKAVKDETEERVLRQAHVRDAVAVIQLLTRLEKTVPEGQETELTAAHFVDECRSKQNFNKGPSFETISASGPNAALAHYSPTNESCRTLTVNEMFLLDSGGQYLDGTTDITRTVHWGTPTDFQKEAFTRVLMGNIEISRTIFPTGTRGMNMEMLGRRALWEIGLNYGHGTGHGVGNYFGVHEWPVGFQSNNIPFTEGMFTSIEPGYYRENEFGIRIEDVAVVVAVETKHGEGYLTFDTVSLVPYDRKLIDTSLLSPEQLQWLDSYYKKIRSVLGPELERQALWEEQKWLLRSTEPLLPVAMVP, from the exons ATGCATGGTTGGATTTTGACTACTTTCATTCTGGGAG GAACCCTGAACACTGTCTTGTGCCACAGCAGTGTGGACATGGAGAGGAACTGCTCAGCCTTCCCACCA TACATCCCCCCCACAGCCATCAACAGCACCCTGCGGCTCATCGCTCTACGGCAGACCATGGCTCCGCTCAGCATCCACGCCTACATCATCCCTGGCACCGATGCCCATCTG AGTGAATATATCGCCCCACGCGATGCTCGGAGGGCCTGGATGACGGGCTTCACTGGATCTGCTG gCACAGCGGTGGTGACCCAGACGCAGGCGGTATTGTGGACTGATAGTCGGTACTGGGTGCAGGCCGAGCGACAGATGGACTGCAACTGGGAGCTGGTGAGAGACT CCTCCGTTGATAATATTGCAAACTGGCTGATCCGGGAGGTTCCAGAGGGCATGGAGATCGGCTTTGACCCCTTTCTTTTCTCTGTTG ACACGTTTGAGGCCTTTAACAGTAAGCTGGCCTCAACCAACCGATCCTTGAAGTCCCTCCCTGACAACTTGGTGGACAAAGTGTGGACAGACCGTCCCCCACTTCCCCCTGAAAACCTCTTCCGCCTCCCAGACAACATCATCG AGAGAACCTGGCAGGAGAAAGTGCAGGATATCCGGCAGCAGATGAGTGACAATCCCTACAAGCCGACGGCCATCCTGCTGTCTGCACTGGACGAGACGGCCT GGCTCTTCAACCTGCGTGGTAATGACATCCCCTACAACCCCTTCTTCTACTCCTACACCCTGCTGACCCAGGACGACATCTG GCTGTTTGTACACAACCAGCGAGTGACAGAGGAGCTGCATGCCTACCTGAATGCGTCATGTCAGGATTCCCTCTGCGTACAGCTGCCAGGCTACGACAACGTGCGTAACGAGCTCCAGGGCTACGTGGAGGGGCCTGGCGTGAGAGTCTGGATCGGCACTGAGTTCACCACCCGCGGCTTGTCTGAGATCATCAGCCCAAAG GAGAAGCAGCTGACCAGCGCATATTCCCCAGTGCTCATCACCAAAGCGGTGAAGGACGAGACAGAGGAGCGGGTGCTGAGGCAGGCTCAT GTGAGGGATGCAGTCGCTGTCATCCAGCTGTTGACCAGGCTGGAGAAGACTGTCCCTGAGGGGCAGGAGACAGAATTGACCGCCGCCCACTTTGTGGACGAGTGTCGCAG CAAGCAGAACTTCAACAAGGGACCCAGCTTTGAAACCATATCGGCCAGTGGGCCCAACGCTGCCCTGGCCCACTACAG CCCCACCAACGAAAGCTGCCGCACGCTGACCGTGAATGAGATGTTTCTCCTTGACTCGGGTGGCCAGTATCT AGATGGTACAACTGACATCACTCGGACTGTGCACTGGGGTACTCCCACCGACTTTCAGAAG GAGGCTTTTACGCGTGTGCTGATGGGAAACATTGAGATATCGCGTACCATCTTCCCTACGGGTACCAGAG GCATGAATATGGAGATGCTGGGACGcagggcattatgggaaattgGCCTCAACTATGGTCATGGCACCGGGCACGGCGTGGGGAACTATTTTGGTGTCCATGAAT GGCCGGTGGGATTCCAGAGCAATAACATCCCATTTACCGAGGGAATGTTCACCTCCATAG AGCCAGGATATTACAGAGAGAATGAGTTTGGAATAAGGATTGAAGATGTAGCAGTTGTGGTAGCTGTTGAAACAAAG CATGGTGAGGGGTACCTGACCTTTGACACTGTGTCACTGGTGCCTTACGACAGGAAGCTGATTGACACTTCCCTTCTGAGCCCAGAACAG TTGCAGTGGCTAGATTCCTACTACAAGAAGATCCGTAGTGTTCTGGGGCCCGAGCTGGAGCGGCAGGCTCTCTGGGAGGAGCAGAAGTGGCTGCTGAGGAGCACAGAGCCCCTCCTTCCTGTTGCCATGGTGCCGTGA